aattttttttgttagatGATTGCTCAGATGTAACCAAGATTTCTACAAAACCTTGTTTGTCAAATATTTCTAATGATAGAGTTATGTCTCCTATTTTGTCTGTTAAGAAACTTCTTTGTTGTCGATAAATTCTTAACAAATTACATCTCTTGGAAATTAATCATAGAATAACTAAACTGGACTCACATGAAATCATTTGCATTCATACAAGGGCCATTCTATTAATTTTACATTCAACATGTTAgcttatatacatatatatatatatatatatatatatatatattaggcaATGGGAATTGAATTCACGAGACAAGTCTTGCTTTTGGggattttggttattttgagTTGGGCAGtattctcttttctttgtttggttttggaatttggattCTTCAACTTGGTGGCTGGTTTTGGTTCTGTCTCGGTTTAGTATGCAACTAAAGAAGACGTACGACGAAAAAATATGCAGGAACAAAGTTAATGACGATCTTAACTAACCAATTATGTTACGTAAAAGATTAATGAACAGAATTAACTAATTATGTTAACAACTTAATGACTTTTCTAATTGGTTCTTCCCAAGTTTGCAAATTGGCCAAGTTACTCTATGGATTGCAATAGAATTcaactcaaaataataataaattgagatttgttttgttttgttttgaagctGGAAATTTACCATTccagattgaaatttttggatGGCGAATGAATTCAATACACAAATAATAATTCAGGAGCTCAACACAAAACAATCATTGTTTTAGTCATTCACAACACTTTGAATTAATTTCATCAACATGCTTACATGTTTTCACCGCACAATTGTTTACATCGTGAAATAACGACACAGACATGATGACATGATGACTACATGACAAATTTATCTACCTTCTCCACTTGATGTTATCTCTGCGTCAGTAAAATGGACGGAtggttttgaagaacattttgACTAGATGGTGAAAAATGGACAAGAGGAGATTCGTAAGGAGAACCAGTAATCtattaaaattaatatgttGGATATCATTCGTAAGGAGACTCCCTATAATTCAActggtttttgggtttttatttttgttttcgcTTAGGTGATTGTTTAGTTAGGTATAACCAAGATTTCTGcaaatttctcttttgttaaatatgaaaagggtttgtttgttaaaaataatacaaataaaagtttacATATACAAGAGTTATGTCTCCTTTTTTGTGAGTTAATTCGaagcttctttgtttttgatAAATTCTCATTACATCCTTAAACTTCCCAAAAATGAACTCGCACGAAATAATTCCCattcatataaaatttaataattttttgcaataatacATTGCCCAATTCTCATTTTGGTCGTTGAATTCGAAAAATAGCTCAGCTCTAATTTCGTTAGCACCGTTGATCCTACCACTGGATGTCCCAGCTGAGTCTAATTAAGTACCGAAGCACATTCTATTATTGTTTTCCAAATACCAATTTTTTGTCTCACAATGTACACTAGTCAGTAAAATTAATGtgaattttgattaattatgtgacgtattttattaattctttAACCCAAACACATCATACCTTTAAAATTAGAGTTGAACCAACAAACATTAAAAGAGAAACTCAAAACCTCCATCTTAAATATATCAAGATAATATACCAATGCAGGAATAACAAAAAAGGACATAAGGTTTACACAAAATCAATCTGTGTGGAAAATTTAGAAGGGATCTATCCAAACCAGTCAAAAATATATTGCACTAATGTGTCCTTCAATTCCCATTCATCTCCCTCAAAAGCTTTCTTACTCATTTGTCAGATTTAATCTTATATTCGTAATAAAATTTTGTGGTATTAGATACGAGGCCGATGGCATAATCTGAAAGACCTCATGATACTACGTACAAGCCTCTTGGGTTAGTTGCAGATAACGAAACAAGTTTTGTAGAAGATAAACACAGCTTTTGGCTGGGAGGAAAACTTAAACATAAACATAGttacagagaaagagagcatgTAGAAGAGAGCATGCTTACAGCCCTTGTTAGTATTTCTCGGAATTTCAAAGATAAAAGAAACTGAGATTGAGGTTGGGACTTCTTGTGCTGTTCGTTTGTGGACTATAAAATGTTTAAAGTTAAATTAGGGCTCATCTTTCTCTCTGAAGTTGTGCCTCAACCTCGTCGTGTATGCTAAATGAGTATTTTGCTAAACAAGCTGTGGCTTGAGGAGATTTTAAGTCGATGCGTTCAACGCTTTTTTAAACATATTGATCACAACAGAACCTAAGTATCTACTAGATAAATTGGCCCACAAGGCTAGTTAAGACAAGCAAATACGAAAAACCCAACCAAGAATTAAGTCCCTAAAGTACCTCAACACTCCACTGTAAAATGTAGAACAAAAgtacttcaaacaaaaacgTATTTTGACAATAAGATGAGTTTCCTTGTACattcattaattaatatttgctATTATTATAAACGGATTTCAAAATCCctacaaaattttcatgttGAAATCCACTCATTTCCCTGAATAAAATTCTGCACAGAATATGCATTAACATGCTCAGATGGGATCTTGCTACTAAAGGGCGCTCTCTTGGAAAAATCAGAACCAGCTCCAGAATTACCAAACTCCCCATAAAAAAGGGTGCTCAAAGCAAAATCCTCACTCCATGTCATCCACCCATCTGGGGAAAGAAGAGCTTCCATAGTACAGTTTATAAAAACTGTCCTTGAATACTCCTTCCATGGCCTCCCCAAGTAGCTCTTGTGCACTTCGGGGTTGTTTTGATACAGCTTCATGAACTCTTCGGTGCCATTGATCAAGCAGTTCTGAAATACGAAACCAGTTGATTGTGCAGGGTCTGTTCTGCCGTGAGCTGTGACGGTGCTACTTTCGCCGTTCTCGGGGTTTAGTTGTCGAGGGCGGATGAGGATGTTGCAGTCTTGGAAAACTGCAGCTGAGTTTCCGAAGATGAAATCGACGTTGCCTTGGATGTTGCATGACTTGTAGAACTGGCGGTTTCCGTGTGCGTAGAGAGTGTCCTGGTTGCCTAAGAATTCACAGTTCTCAATCACAGAGAGATCACTGTCTGATCTAAAGGCTACTGCTTGGTGGACATCAGGACCTGCTGTGTTCTGGATTGTGAGACCACTGGCCATGAACCCATCTCCAAGAACACctgaaaaataataagaaacaATCAGAACCTTACTTTCAAAGCATAATAAAAACAAgcaataaatataaataaaaagttacgCAAATAACCTACCGACTGTGGCAGAATTGTACGTGGAGATTCCAGGCATGCCCACATTCAACGACCCTgtaattaccgttttgccaaTCCCGTCACCCAAAAACACCACGTTCCGCTTCTCTAAGGGCACCCTCACAATCTCGCCGTACACCCCAGCCTTTATGCGGATCACGAACTTCTTCTCTCCCGCATTATCCGGTGCGGCGTTCACGGCCCTCTGAACCGTCCTGTAGCATTTCTCATACTTCTCCTTGCACACCGTCACGTCCGCCGTTAAATTCGACGGCACTCCTCCCCGAACCCCCTGGCCTGACCCTCTGCCCTCGACCCGCTCCCAGAACCCTTCGCGCTCGGTCTTGGGCGGGGCCCACAACTTGGTGTCGTTTCCGAAGTTGTCGTACGAGAACATCATGCTGAGGGCGTTGCTGGACTTTCCGACCAGCGAGTCGAGAAAAGACATGGTCTCGTTGACCATCTGGGTGTCGTTGGCGTACTTGAGGCCCGACCAGCAGCCGTATTGGTACAGCAGCGCGGCGCTCATCGAGGCACGTGCGTTTTTAATGCTTCCACGTGACAGGCCGTCGGTGGTGAGAGAAATGCGGTACTGGGAGTTCCCGAGGTCGTCGAGGCAATTGTTAGCAGCGGTGGTGCGGTTTTGGTTGCCTGCAGACGAGTCTAGGATAGCCTTCACCATCTTCTGCGCCGTGTGGAGGCTATCGGTGGAGACCTGGATGGCGGATTGGATGGCTTGAATTGGGGTGGTGTTTGGGTCAGTGACGAGCCCGGCTAAGGAGGCCTGACAAGTGTCAGGAAATCGCGTGGCTTTGCAGACTTGCTGGATCAGAGGGACGGGGACGGTGACGTGCCTGCGGGGTTGAAGGTTGCGGGCGGCGGAggtgagagagaggaagagcgtgagggagaggagagggaggaagaggaaggaggCCATGGATATGAGCAAGAGGAACTTGGGTTTGggagagtttttgttttcgcTTTGAAAGTTGGAGGGTTTGAGTGATTTTATagcctatatatataatgctaCCACCTTGTCGATGCAGGAAAAGGAGGAGAaatattttctatatttttttctcgTTTTAGGAAATCTCTTCTTATACTAGGAAAAGAAAGTTGGAAAGGGAAagtttctctttcctttttcatgcAGGTAGCTTGGTTGGGATGGGAAAACCCTCATGACATTGACAACCATTGGTCAAACATAAAGAACATAGAAGGCTGTGTAAATAATTCCGTTGACTCAACAAGGGAAAGAACTAGAGCTAAATTACATCAGTATATATTACAAGGAAACAAAACGTATTAGGTAAGAGTAAAGTCAGACCAGAAACACAATCAATTATGGATTCAATGCGTCAGAGAAGGGGGAATATTTGATGTAATAAGAGTTGACTCCCCTTACAAGGTGGAGGTTTCCAGTCTCACTTAAGTTTCCTATTGTGAGGGCGATAATATACACATACTACAAGGATGCTAAGATTCGAGATCACTATAATAGTGGGTCATTTGCAAAAACTTGTTCTTTTGGTCACATGTTCCTTATGTTAATCGATtgtcaataataataatgtggCAAAATTTAGATATTAATTACTTGGGGTTAATAAGTCTTAATAATAGTGTAATTTATCATGAGTGCTATTATTTCTACCCACCTGTCTTATTTTCCCACacactttatttttaaattttaaaaacaaaatttatccCTTTACAAAATGACTTTTAAGGACAAATTTAAAACTCTCTctatttattaatataatcTTGGCACATCATTAAAATTCAATCTcagggttttaaaaaaaaggacacaTTGCCACTTTTACTTggggaaaataaaacaaagggAACCTAATGTCCCGCTTCTTTCTTCAGAAAGGATGAACAGAACCCACCCAAACTCTGAAACTCAAATATCCATTTTTATTGTCTAGTTTCATGCCATATTGAAATCTAATCTCTTATCTTTTCCTTCCGGACTAGAATTTAGAATCTTTAGTTTTTTCTACttggctaattttttttttttttaaacagaCCTAATATACTTCctttttccaaaaataataGAACCTTCAACCATATGTAGGCGTTAGAAcacaaaagacaaaaagaaattccCGATTGAgagaaataattgaaaataagataaaattaatagtttattttgaatatcacagagagagagaagcaaagGAACCATTCATGATCATGGGAATCAAAATACAATGGGTtctatttgggttttgagggTTTATATTTTCTAAGGAAGAGAGGTTTGGGTTGCGAGACTTAAGCGGGGACGGGCTAATAGaagaattttttaattgtaatggaaaatatgaaaatacaattaatggttaataaaaaaattactaatGATTAGCAAAGAGAATTTACtagaattaataattaaaggtaTTTTAAGAATAATGGTAGATAGAAAGATAAGTTCGTGttctttcaaatttatatgatGGATGGGAAGATAAGGCGGATGGGAAAATAGGATAAGgaggtggaaatagcagcactctttaTCATTTTAAGTGCCGCTTCGTTTCATGAATTTGGCTGAATTCCAAATAACAATCAATTGGGTATTGCAAAAGATGGGTAGTGGCTGTGATCGATGGGTATTGCAATTAATTGAGTATTTTTATGGAAGTTAAAAGTTATAAATTAGAGGAATATTGATAAGTTGCAAAGCATATAACGGGTTTTGGCTGAATAGTGATGACATAGGAGATAATAGAAGACAGAGATACAAAGACGTAACAGAAAGAGCTTTTGTACAGATGAATATGGATATGGAGGGTTTGAGTTTTACTTTTAATGTTGAGGTGTGCTGGTGGGTAAAAGAATTAGTAAAAAATCTCGcataaataatcaaaatcTTATTTTACTGACTAGTGGTACATTGTGAGACAAAACGCGGCATTGTAAAACAGTAATTGGATGTAATTCATTTGAGTTTCTTGTTTATTCTCCAGCTATTGCTTGAATTCCAGGAATTGAAACGGTATCAATCTTACATTTGAGTAGGTTGACTAAAAGTGCGCCAGCAGCTAAGCCATTACGGTTAGTAAAATGGTGAGAAAATGTACGAAAATATGTCATACAATTAAGTTTCTGCATGATGCATGTGTGAAACTAGCCAGCATCCTAACACGTCTTCTAAATTTTGTCATGGGGTTTTGCCTATCGAGGGAAAAAGGAATTATCAGAATATAtggtatgaaaaaaatatacgACAATAAATcgcaaaatacaaaaactttccctttcctttttgAAAAAGGAGCCATCATCAGCCCATTCCTTTTCCTAATATAAGAATGCTTCCTAAtaggagaaaaaaattgtctccTTTTCCCACTTGGACAAGGTGTTATGAGTAGGCTATAAAATCATGCCAAGTCTTTGAAACTCAAATCACTCAACTCTTCAACTTCCAAagccagaaaagaaaaactctcCTAAGTTTTCACCTTAAGGACTTAGTCAATATTACAAAGACCAAAACAATGGCCTCCGAcgagatgaagaagataacCCTAAAGAGCGAAGACAACCAGACCTTTGAGGTGGAGGTGGCTGTGGCCATGCAGTCACTAACCATCAAGCACATGGTGGAGGACGACTGTGCCAACGACGCGATACCTCTGTCAAATGTGACCAGCAGCGCCCTAGCGAAGGTGATCGAGTACTGCAAGAAGCACCATGAAGAGGATGCCGATGTCAAGAACAAAGAGAGTCTCAAGAGCTGGGACGCTGAATTCGTGAAGGTGGACCTAAGCAAGCTTTTTGACTTAATCTTGGCTGCAAACTATCTGGACATCAAGAGCCTACTGGATTTGACTTGCCAGACTGTGGCGGACATGAGCAAGGACAAGAAACCTGAAGAGATCCGTGTGATCTTCAACATCGAGAATGATTTTACTCctgaggaagaaaaagagattcGTAAAGAGAACGAGTGGGCATTCGAGTGAGAGAGTTAGACAACCCCTAcataccttttttcttttttcttgataaATTGTTAACATATTACATATCTTAGAAATTAATCATATAATaattaactttcttttttagggTGCCAAAATTCGAGAAATTTTATCATAGACGTAAATAAAGGGTTTGCATCCTCagctagtacaatattaaacCGCCGATGTGACCAAATCACATCCCAAACATGGGAACCTCTAGAACGAGTGACAAAGCGAGTAACCTCATGTCCTGCTTTGTTCCTTCTACGAGATGTAAACAAAAAGTTCACCTGCTCTAGCTGTTGAGCAAGCTCCCAAATGTCAAAAACAATGCCAAACTGCACTCACACAAAATAATTTCCATACATACATGAGCCAGTAAGAGTGCGAATTATTCTTCCCCTCGTCACAAACCATTCCAACCACAAGTGTCCCATCACTTCACAAATACCTTCACACATTATTCTATCCAATTTCTTCACACTTACGAGGAAAAAATagctaaaataattttaaaaaaaacttaatctTGTGTTTGAACTTTTGTAACCATGCATGGATCATCTCATGCTGCAtgtaataaatttttttattgcataaaTAGCTTTTTGAGAGGAAACAAAATTTAAGGTACTGTTTACTGGTTTTGATATTTACTCCTAAAGAGTTCATAATTTGAGAAACTGAGAGGATCATCTCAACTCAATAATATTTACAAATGTATAATGATGGAAAAATTGATGGTTATATAGTATATTACCTCGTTCGTTGCCAGTTTCTATATCATGCTCTATTATCATCAAATTACAGAGGAACTTTAGGAAGCGATAAGTTTTAGTGGAATGCGAAAATGCTTCTTCAATTatgtctctctttctctactctcttATTgttacaataattaaaaatcaatAAGGTAAGGGTTGTTAGCTCAAGTAGTTAAGAGTAGTTATCCTGCATTCGAAGTGCTAAAGTCATCTGTATGGGAGTTAGATGCACAATTTCCTAAATTAGGGAGAATGCAATGAGAATTTGGGAATGAGGAACTATGAAAAtgaatttataataaaaatttataatgaaAGGTATTTGAGAAAAAGTACTATGGTATTATGAACAAAAGTAATATTATCCccattttttgaacaatttgttACAAATCAAAAGGATAAAATCATAAAACCCCAAacaaatcttcttctttttttgtttaacaaccaacaccaaacaaaataattacttTCTGACAAAAAATATCCCACATTTTAATTGATATGGCAGAAAAAAATGTTAGCTACagtttttattacaaaaaataCGGAAGCTAAACCAATCGTTGCTGCTATACTGCGGTgcctttaaaatatatattttttaaataattaatagtATAGTCGCGGGTCTATactcctataaaaaaaaaggtaaaaaataaaaagagggcACCTAGGTGCTAGGCAGGTCCTTTTTATAAATTGTATAGCCGCACCGTTATATTttgtaaatataatatatttaaagagtataacCACATGGCTATATTGGGTCccttttttttagtttttaaataaatagtatagccgcatggctatactatttaaatatttactGGTTAATTTCTTGACCCAGTACGTTGACATAAAGGTAAAAATGTCATTTTCCTCCACATAACATAGTTAGTTAATGCACGTATGATATGCATACGTAcctattaataataaaaaattattgtttgtCGTATGCTTTCGAAAAATAGGAACAAAATTGTATATTATTGAGCTCAAATGTACGATTCGAGTATTATGCACGGACTCATACATTATTTCACAAATAAGAcaataatatttttcaaacATTTTACAATAATACACTTATTATTCGCCAATTTTATTTGGAATTTCACgtattatagaaaaaaatggctacaaattacaaaaacataataaataaatttacatttttatcAAATGATCGAATTTTTTACCGTATGTTTTAAAGAAAGTTATTGAATAATAAACTTAGATATTTTATACGTATTATAGCCGCTTCATATTTTAGTAATGATACAAAGGTAAAATGAAATGACTACATATAAGATCATCATTTGTATAAAGcgatacatatatatttttttggagtGTAAAGCAACTTGAACTtttaatgctacacttaccacatttttatcccacatttctataccacatgatgtggcatgtccatatcatatatcacatcaattaaattaatgaagttattttaataaaggaagtttaattaacaatttttttaaagtgttaataaatcataaaagaaaagaaaatattaagtaattttaattaatgtggtTGTCCATCTCAtctgccacatcatgtggtataagaatgtggtatacaaatctggtaagagtagcattattcttttttaaaactaaaatatgGTTTCCTAGTAAATTGGATAAGGGATG
The Prunus dulcis chromosome 2, ALMONDv2, whole genome shotgun sequence DNA segment above includes these coding regions:
- the LOC117618723 gene encoding probable pectinesterase/pectinesterase inhibitor 51 isoform X2 — encoded protein: MASFLFLPLLSLTLFLSLTSAARNLQPRRHVTVPVPLIQQVCKATRFPDTCQASLAGLVTDPNTTPIQAIQSAIQVSTDSLHTAQKMVKAILDSSAGNQNRTTAANNCLDDLGNSQYRISLTTDGLSRGSIKNARASMSAALLYQYGCWSGLKYANDTQMVNETMSFLDSLVGKSSNALSMMFSYDNFGNDTKLWAPPKTEREGFWERVEGRGSGQGVRGGVPSNLTADVTVCKEKYEKCYRTVQRAVNAAPDNAGEKKFVIRIKAGVYGEIVRVPLEKRNVVFLGDGIGKTVITGSLNVGMPGISTYNSATVGVLGDGFMASGLTIQNTAGPDVHQAVAFRSDSDLSVIENCEFLGNQDTLYAHGNRQFYKSCNIQGNVDFIFGNSAAVFQDCNILIRPRQLNPENGESSTVTAHGRTDPAQSTGFVFQNCLINGTEEFMKLYQNNPEVHKSYLGRPWKEYSRTVFINCTMEALLSPDGWMTWSEDFALSTLFYGEFGNSGAGSDFSKRAPFSSKIPSEHVNAYSVQNFIQGNEWIST
- the LOC117618723 gene encoding probable pectinesterase/pectinesterase inhibitor 51 isoform X1; its protein translation is MMILYFLLLISMASFLFLPLLSLTLFLSLTSAARNLQPRRHVTVPVPLIQQVCKATRFPDTCQASLAGLVTDPNTTPIQAIQSAIQVSTDSLHTAQKMVKAILDSSAGNQNRTTAANNCLDDLGNSQYRISLTTDGLSRGSIKNARASMSAALLYQYGCWSGLKYANDTQMVNETMSFLDSLVGKSSNALSMMFSYDNFGNDTKLWAPPKTEREGFWERVEGRGSGQGVRGGVPSNLTADVTVCKEKYEKCYRTVQRAVNAAPDNAGEKKFVIRIKAGVYGEIVRVPLEKRNVVFLGDGIGKTVITGSLNVGMPGISTYNSATVGVLGDGFMASGLTIQNTAGPDVHQAVAFRSDSDLSVIENCEFLGNQDTLYAHGNRQFYKSCNIQGNVDFIFGNSAAVFQDCNILIRPRQLNPENGESSTVTAHGRTDPAQSTGFVFQNCLINGTEEFMKLYQNNPEVHKSYLGRPWKEYSRTVFINCTMEALLSPDGWMTWSEDFALSTLFYGEFGNSGAGSDFSKRAPFSSKIPSEHVNAYSVQNFIQGNEWIST
- the LOC117618724 gene encoding SKP1-like protein 11; translated protein: MASDEMKKITLKSEDNQTFEVEVAVAMQSLTIKHMVEDDCANDAIPLSNVTSSALAKVIEYCKKHHEEDADVKNKESLKSWDAEFVKVDLSKLFDLILAANYLDIKSLLDLTCQTVADMSKDKKPEEIRVIFNIENDFTPEEEKEIRKENEWAFE